From a single Deinococcus sp. Leaf326 genomic region:
- a CDS encoding single-stranded DNA-binding protein — MNAKLTVDGTSTNGMISGCVIRVEDHTRPQAKVAGRLQVIVTIAGETLRNGTPLIFFEQVRLQGKVAENALTLQRGECVLFDQASIEQLIWNDPHTQAPRAKLIVRASAFTRIKNNRTRLQGNDLIMEYAANAFTLNVRIAKLPLSRETRAGRVTEVTLAANLRNSSEPDDDTKRVHYFKVNAWRELGFPFEDAPTGKRVICEVLIKTNTNDDTGERRYFTELEARTVSVFA; from the coding sequence ATGAACGCGAAGCTCACCGTGGACGGCACGAGCACCAATGGCATGATCAGCGGCTGCGTGATCCGGGTCGAAGACCACACCAGACCCCAGGCGAAGGTGGCCGGCAGACTCCAGGTCATCGTCACCATCGCCGGCGAAACGTTGCGCAACGGCACGCCTCTGATCTTCTTCGAGCAGGTCCGCCTTCAGGGCAAAGTCGCCGAGAACGCCCTGACCCTTCAGCGGGGCGAGTGCGTGCTCTTCGATCAAGCCTCAATCGAGCAACTCATCTGGAATGACCCGCACACCCAAGCACCCCGGGCCAAGCTCATCGTGCGTGCGAGCGCGTTCACCCGTATCAAGAACAACCGCACCCGCCTGCAGGGCAACGACCTCATCATGGAATACGCTGCGAACGCCTTCACCCTGAACGTGCGCATCGCCAAGTTGCCCCTCAGCCGGGAGACCCGTGCGGGTCGGGTCACCGAGGTCACGCTCGCGGCCAACTTGCGCAACAGCAGTGAGCCGGACGATGACACCAAGCGGGTGCACTACTTCAAGGTCAACGCCTGGCGCGAGCTCGGCTTCCCCTTCGAGGACGCACCGACCGGCAAGCGCGTCATCTGCGAAGTCCTCATCAAGACCAACACGAACGACGACACGGGCGAACGGCGCTACTTCACCGAGCTCGAAGCCCGCACCGTCTCGGTGTTCGCCTGA
- the ssb gene encoding single-stranded DNA-binding protein has protein sequence MNKFLVIAALGTTPELRHTPTGMAVLEILLAGERHIVGHDGTPRTLPFYIRSEALGDTAKQLDSRQYKQGDVLLIEGSAEYDEWNSRTVEGAKDTTVRLKPTGYVRKLDGDFQFTQDGGGFTRLMGGTNQLQLLGNLVADVEVNDTTSGPAATLRLAVNERYTTRDGQSKEKTHWFRVSVWREQAEAMRGLTKGTAIYVEGALSDEKWTDREGHERKGKTIEAQVVYAIAPFSGAARTQGQPARTQGQPASTTPRPAPSRAPRAATHERAPTPQVGGADLPPEEADLPF, from the coding sequence ATGAACAAGTTCCTCGTCATTGCAGCCCTCGGCACCACCCCCGAACTCCGCCACACCCCCACCGGCATGGCGGTCCTCGAGATCCTCCTCGCCGGCGAGCGTCACATCGTCGGCCATGACGGCACCCCCCGCACCCTCCCCTTCTACATCCGCAGCGAAGCCCTGGGCGACACCGCCAAGCAGTTGGATTCCCGTCAGTACAAGCAGGGTGACGTGCTCTTGATCGAGGGCTCGGCTGAGTACGACGAGTGGAACAGCCGGACCGTCGAAGGCGCGAAGGACACCACCGTACGTCTCAAGCCCACCGGGTACGTGCGCAAACTCGACGGCGACTTCCAGTTCACGCAGGATGGCGGCGGCTTCACCCGACTGATGGGCGGCACCAACCAGCTGCAGCTTCTGGGCAACCTGGTCGCCGACGTGGAGGTCAACGACACGACGAGTGGTCCCGCGGCCACCCTCCGCCTGGCCGTCAACGAGCGCTACACCACCCGCGACGGTCAGTCCAAAGAGAAGACCCACTGGTTCCGGGTCTCGGTGTGGCGCGAGCAGGCCGAAGCCATGCGCGGGCTGACGAAGGGCACGGCCATCTACGTCGAAGGGGCGCTGAGCGACGAGAAGTGGACGGATCGGGAGGGCCACGAGCGCAAGGGCAAGACCATCGAAGCTCAGGTCGTGTACGCCATCGCGCCCTTCAGCGGTGCGGCCAGAACGCAGGGTCAACCGGCGAGAACGCAGGGGCAACCGGCGAGCACCACCCCCCGCCCGGCCCCGAGTCGCGCGCCGCGGGCTGCGACCCACGAGCGTGCCCCGACGCCCCAGGTGGGCGGCGCGGACCTCCCGCCCGAAGAAGCCGACCTGCCTTTCTAA
- a CDS encoding MbcA/ParS/Xre antitoxin family protein encodes MTTIPGSKPIMLVNGVPIYPQEERTTPVTEAEVEQLALTLTGSAQSAHAWMDRPNVTLRGQTPREAVRAGQGQRAVGILQAF; translated from the coding sequence ATGACGACTATTCCTGGCAGTAAACCCATCATGCTGGTCAACGGCGTCCCGATCTACCCGCAGGAAGAACGCACGACCCCCGTCACGGAAGCCGAAGTGGAGCAGCTGGCCCTGACCCTGACTGGCAGTGCCCAGAGCGCCCACGCCTGGATGGACCGGCCGAACGTGACGCTTCGTGGACAGACCCCCCGGGAAGCCGTGCGTGCCGGTCAAGGGCAGAGAGCGGTCGGCATTCTCCAGGCCTTCTGA